The Fulvia fulva chromosome 6, complete sequence genome includes a window with the following:
- a CDS encoding Acyl-CoA dehydrogenase family member 11, whose protein sequence is MSVPYKIEAMEEYLIGGKKRAQRASDRIPMLARVHVSDRAKKALDLVEKFVEEECIPADTVYAQSIGQTTEERFAAHPQVVEDLKKRARELGLWNMFLPKNHFSQGAGFSNLEYGLMAEYLGRSFIASEAVNCSAPDTGNMEVFAKYGTDWQKKRWLEPLLEGKIRSAFLMTEPDVASSDATNINMSLKLEGNEWVINGSKWWSSGAGDKRCEIFIVMGKSDPTNASVYKQQSVVLVPFDAPGITITRMLSVFGFDDAPHGHGQITFNNVRVPKENIVLGPGRGFEVIQGRLGPGRIHHAMRSIGAAERALEFTIARMNDETKKPFGKLLAEHGLMLSRVADARVDIDAARLQVLNAAIMIDTKDAKFALKEIAEAKILIPRIALRIIDEAIQAHGAGGVSQDTPLAKMWTSGRTMRIVDGPDEVHLLQLGRNENKRGKEMLEKIQWQAKKSAEMCLAYGMEKRDPLLLSRQVSKAKL, encoded by the exons ATGTCTGTGCCATACAAGATCGAGGCCATGGAGGAGTACCTCATTGGCGGCAAGAAGCGTGCACAGCGCGCCAGCGACAGGATCCCCATGCTTGCACGAGTACACGTCTCTGATCGGGCGAAGAAGGCGTTGGATCTG GTCGAGAAGTTCGTCGAAGAAGAATGTATCCCAGCCGACACCGTCTACGCCCAAAGCATCGGCCAGACCACCGAAGAACGATTCGCCGCCCACCCACAAGTCGTCGAGGACCTCAAGAAGCGAGCAAGAGAGTTGGGACTGTGGAACATGTTCCTGCCAAAGAACCACTTCAGCCAGGGCGCAGGCTTCAGCAACTTGGAGTACGGCTTGATGGCAGAGTACCTAGGCAGGAGCTTCATCGCCTCCGAGGCAGTCAACTGCTCGGCACCAGACACTGGCAACATGGAGGTGTTCGCCAAGTACGGCACAGACTGGCAGAAGAAGCGGTGGTTGGAGCCACTTCTTGAGGGCAAGATCCGCAGTGCTTTCCTCATGACAGAGCCAGACGTCGCCTCCTCGGACGCCACCAACATCAACATGAGCTTGAAGCTCGAGGGCAACGAGTGGGTCATCAACGGCTCGAAGTGGTGGTCTTCCGGCGCAGGTGACAAGCGCTGCGAGATCTTCATCGTCATGGGCAAGTCCGACCCCACCAATGCCAGCGTCTACAAGCAGCAATCCGTCGTCCTCGTCCCCTTCGACGCCCCAGGTATCACCATCACCCGCATGCTCTCAGTCTTCGGCTTCGACGACGCCCCACACGGTCACGGCCAGATCACGTTCAACAACGTGCGCGTTCCCAAGGAGAACATCGTCCTCGGCCCAGGTCGTGGTTTCGAGGTGATCCAGGGCCGCCTCGGACCAGGCCGTATCCACCACGCCATGCGCAGCATCGGTGCCGCTGAGCGCGCTCTCGAGTTCACAATCGCCCGCATGAACGACGAGACCAAAAAGCCCTTCGGCAAACTCCTCGCCGAGCACGGCCTCATGCTTAGCCGCGTCGCCGACGCTCGTGTCGACATCGACGCTGCCCGCCTCCAAGTCCTCAACGCCGCTATCATGATCGATACAAAGGACGCAAAATTCGCGCTCAAAGAAATCGCCGAGGCCAAAATCCTTATCCCCAGAATTGCCCTTCGCATCATCGATGAGGCGATCCAGGCACATGGCGCTGGCGGTGTTTCACAGGATACCCCACTCGCGAAGATGTGGACGAGTGGACGGACCATGAGGATTGTGGATGGACCGGATGAGGTTCACCTGCTGCAGTTGGGCAGGAATGAGAATAAGAGGGGTAAGGAGATGTTGGAGAAGATTCAGTGGCAGGCGAAGAAGAGTGCGGAGATGTGTTTGGCTTATGGCATGGAGAAGAGGGATCCGTTGTTGTTGAGTAGGCAGGTTTCGAAGGCGAAGCTTTAG